ATGCTCTTACAGGTTCTAATCAATTCGTAGGTAACTGGCCGGGTGTTACGGTCGAGAAAAAAGAAGGTAAATTAAAGAAACATGACGGTGTTGTCATCACTGACCTTCCGGGTATTTATTCACTTTCTCCATATACATTGGAAGAAGTTGTTGCAAGAAATTATCTTATCGGCGAAAGACCAGACGCAATACTTAATATTGTAGACGGTACAAACCTTGAAAGAAACTTGTATCTTACAACTCAGCTTACAGAATTGGGTATTCCGGTTGTTATCGCAGTCAATATGATGGATATTGTCAAGAAAAACGGCGATAAGATTAATATTCAGGAACTATCCCGTCAGCTTGGATGTAAAGTTGTTGAAATATCTGCTCTAAAGGGTACAGGTATTATGGAAGCTGCCGAAGAAGCTGTTTCAGCCGCTAAAAACGGTAAGACAATTCCAAAGCACGAGTTCTCGGGGCCTGTTGAACACGCAATAGCACATATCGAAGAGGCTGTTCTTCACGATATGCCGGAAGAACAACAGAGATGGTATGCAATAAAGATTTTTGAACGTGACGAAAAGGTGCTTGCACAACTTAATATTCCGCAGGAAAAATTGTCACATATTGAAAATGATATTAAAGCGGCAGAGGATGAACTTGACGATGACGCAGAAAGTATCATAACAAACGACAGATATGTTTACATAGCAGAACTTATTAAGGGCTGTTATAAAAAGAAGAGTGCTGGTAAGCTTTCATCATCTGATAAGATTGACCGAATTGTTACAAACAGATGGTTGGGACTTCCGATATTCGCAGTTGTAATGTTCCTTGTATATTACATAGCAATGGTAACAGTAGGTTCAAGTGCCACAGACTGGGCAAACGACGGATTGTTCGGTGACGGCTGGCATTTATTCGGTATCGGTTCATCTGCTTACACAGAGGCTGCTGACGAATTCACAAGTGCGTCAGATATAGTAAACGGTTATATTGACGCTGCAAGCGAACAGGGTATTGATACAGACGCAGTTGCAGAGGCACTTGATACAGAATCAGAAGATTTTGATCCTGAAGTTGCTAAGACAGAACTTGCTGCATTTGTTGAAGATGTAAAAAACATTGATGAAATCGAATATACAGTAGTCGATGAAGAAACAATGGCTGATGAAGAAGATACTGCTACATATGATGATCTTCTTGACTCGGTTGGCGTTTATGATAAGTACGAATGTGCAGAACCTGATCCTGCCGATTACGGTTTATGGGTACCGGGTATCCCTGTACTTGTTGAAAACGGACTTGACGCAATCAACTGTGCAGACTGGCTAAAGGGACTTATCCTTGACGGTATAGTTGCCGGTGTCGGTGCCGTACTTGGTTTCGTACCACAAATGCTTGTATTGTTCATCTTGCTTGCATTCCTTGAATCTTGCGGTTATATGGCTCGTATTGCATTCGTATTGGATAGAGTATTCCGTAAGTTCGGTCTTTCGGGTAAATCATTTATCCCTATTCTTATCGGTACAGGCTGCGGTGTTCCGGGTATTATGGCGTCGAGAACTATCGAAAATGACCGTGACAGAAAAATGACTATAATTACAACAACATTTATACCTTGCGGTGCTAAGACTCCGTTTATCGCAATGATTGCCGGTGCTATCTTCGGCGGTTCGGCTTGGGTTGCTACATCAGCATACTTCATCGGTATGGCTGCAATTATCATTTCGGGTATTATGCTAAAGAAGACAAAGATGTTTGCGGGCGATCCTGCTCCGTTCGTTATGGAACTTCCTGCATACCATATGCCTACAGTTATAAACCTACTTCGTTCAATGTGGGAAAGAGGCTGGTCATTCATTAAGAAAGCCGGAACAATTATTCTTCTTTCAACAATCCTTGTATGGTTTACAACATACTTCGGTTTTGTAGACGGAGCATTCACAATGCTTACAGAAGACCAAAT
Above is a window of Hominilimicola fabiformis DNA encoding:
- the feoB gene encoding ferrous iron transport protein B, which gives rise to MNVRIALAGNPNCGKTTLFNALTGSNQFVGNWPGVTVEKKEGKLKKHDGVVITDLPGIYSLSPYTLEEVVARNYLIGERPDAILNIVDGTNLERNLYLTTQLTELGIPVVIAVNMMDIVKKNGDKINIQELSRQLGCKVVEISALKGTGIMEAAEEAVSAAKNGKTIPKHEFSGPVEHAIAHIEEAVLHDMPEEQQRWYAIKIFERDEKVLAQLNIPQEKLSHIENDIKAAEDELDDDAESIITNDRYVYIAELIKGCYKKKSAGKLSSSDKIDRIVTNRWLGLPIFAVVMFLVYYIAMVTVGSSATDWANDGLFGDGWHLFGIGSSAYTEAADEFTSASDIVNGYIDAASEQGIDTDAVAEALDTESEDFDPEVAKTELAAFVEDVKNIDEIEYTVVDEETMADEEDTATYDDLLDSVGVYDKYECAEPDPADYGLWVPGIPVLVENGLDAINCADWLKGLILDGIVAGVGAVLGFVPQMLVLFILLAFLESCGYMARIAFVLDRVFRKFGLSGKSFIPILIGTGCGVPGIMASRTIENDRDRKMTIITTTFIPCGAKTPFIAMIAGAIFGGSAWVATSAYFIGMAAIIISGIMLKKTKMFAGDPAPFVMELPAYHMPTVINLLRSMWERGWSFIKKAGTIILLSTILVWFTTYFGFVDGAFTMLTEDQIDYSILATIGKAISWIFAPLGWGNWQATVASITGLVAKENIVGTLGILYGAGDGTVYQNMAQNFIPISGYSFLVFNLLCAPCFAAMGAIKREMNNAKWTAFAIGYQCVFAYAIALVIYQIGLLVTGSVNVIGLIFAIAVIAFICYMLFKPYKESNTLKTQRSVSA